In one Lolium rigidum isolate FL_2022 chromosome 3, APGP_CSIRO_Lrig_0.1, whole genome shotgun sequence genomic region, the following are encoded:
- the LOC124699489 gene encoding jasmonate-induced oxygenase 2-like, translating into MANLSMDQAFVQAPEHRPKAFIAEAAGIPVIDLSPLAAGDQAGVEALAAEVGRASREWGFFVVVRHGVPDDTMARALEAQRAFFAMPAERKAAVRRDAVAPLGYYESEHTKNVRDWKEVFDFFPREPPLAAAVADGELVFVNKWPQDLPGFREALEEYAKAMEELALKLLELISQSLGLKPDRLHGFFKGDQTQTTFVRLNHYPPCPSPDLALGVTRHKDAGALTVLHQDDVGGLDVRRRSDGEWVRVSPVPGSLVVNVGDIVQVWSNDRYQSAEHRASVNSRKERFSLPYFFNPGSGAMIEPLEELVSDDSPPRYRAYNWGVFFRTKRSSNFKKLAVENLQIAHFKKDLDQAHLVE; encoded by the exons ATGGCCAACCTCTCCATGGACCAGGCCTTCGTGCAGGCCCCCGAGCACCGCCCCAAGGCATTCATCGCTGAGGCTGCCGGCATCCCGGTGATCGACCTCTCCCCGCTCGCCGCGGGCGACCAGGCCGGCGTGGAGGCGCTGGCGGCCGAGGTGGGCAGGGCGAGCCGGGAGTGGGGGTTCTTCGTGGTGGTGCGCCACGGCGTGCCCGACGACACGATGGCGCGGGCGCTGGAGGCCCAGCGGGCGTTCTTCGCGATGCCGGCGGAGCGGAAGGCCGCCGTGCGGAGGGACGCGGTGGCGCCGCTCGGGTACTACGAGTCGGAGCACACCAAGAACGTCAGGGACTGGAAGGAGGTGTTCGACTTCTTCCCACGcgagccgccgctcgccgccgccgtggccgacgGCGAGCTCGTGTTCGTGAACAAGTGGCCCCAGGACCTGCCCGGGTTCAG AGAGGCGTTGGAGGAGTACGCGAAAGCGATGGAGGAGCTGGCCCTGAAGCTGCTGGAGCTGATATCACAGAGCCTGGGGCTGAAACCGGACAGGCTGCACGGTTTCTTCAAGGGCGACCAGACACAGACAACATTCGTCCGGCTGAACCACTACCCGCCCTGCCCGAGCCCCGACCTCGCCCTCGGCGTCACCCGCCACAAGGACGCCGGCGCTCTCACCGTGCTCCACCAGGACGACGTCGGCGGGCTCGACGTCCGGCGCCGGTCCGACGGCGAGTGGGTGCGCGTCAGCCCCGTCCCGGGCTCCCTCGTCGTCAACGTCGGCGACATCGTCCAGGTGTGGAGCAACGACAGGTACCAGAGCGCGGAGCACCGGGCGTCCGTGAACTCGCGCAAGGAGAGGTTCTCCTTGCCCTACTTCTTCaaccccggcagcggcgccatgATCGAGCCGCTGGAGGAGCTGGTGAGCGATGACAGCCCGCCCAGGTACAGGGCATACAACTGGGGCGTCTTCTTCAGAACCAAGAGAAGCAGCAACTTCAAGAAGCTCGCCGTGGAGAACCTCCAGATCGCACATTTTAAAAAGGACCTCGATCAAGCTCATCTCGTAGAATGA